In one window of Halobacteriovorax sp. HLS DNA:
- a CDS encoding chemotaxis protein CheW, with amino-acid sequence MKYKIVCVDDELEILDIYSTCLDSSEFEVVTFSEVDEAKEYVKLNANSIIFIFSDFRMPDHDGFSFRRDILSYASEIPFALITGFYDKEMAMEGMNLNICTFLKKPIDFDEIHKLISTLGQKRLSVLNEDYEMVTSFIEESYPMLDEIENLILNLESDPHDINSLNTYFRLLHTIKGTSSCVGLQSIPAYTHRYEDLVTALKNGNIKVSQKVINTLLVGLDELKYMFNSIKSGGEFEFDVSEKLKVFDEDFSSEETILVSKDDSSSSSSSSAGTKEISKTEEEKINVSVGVLDEFMEFSGELTVLRSSVLKSAMKLEAKYTGDRDIEVLSETLDEMHKVSSLLQFQITELRKVDMESIYKPLKRVIRDACKSLNKDIELVTEGGALRIDTSLSKVLNGALIHLIRNGVDHGIEIPEVRVKAGKEAQGLITIKSFEEGENVIVEIEDNGNGMDVSRIKAKALENNLFTQQQLDRMSDQRIFSLIFESGFSTAAEVTDISGRGVGMDMVKSSVTNVGGKIHINSKLGEGSKFTLVLPIPRSVLIIKSLMVSVGDHNFCLALEDVDEVVNYCGEKDGEIIHKVEGGSILRHHGELIPLVGVDKILNIESNAQTSEMNIVIVKGEGFKYAIIVDEIHDIEEVVCKKLSKHLKGISCFQGATFVGDGEMAMVLDLCGFAEYANIKLDVEEEFEEEFVNFSTEQEFMQFNFSEKSNYAIPLEKVVRLEEFKVSKLEYTGKLALIRYRDNVLPIIDVEKRLGFCHSQDNFRNNEVLKVIVVSKGSSQYGFVVDDIKDIGVTEEEINFSTSDRDGIKGTVYINNVTVNVLDVDHIIENYKKPVLNEILKDAA; translated from the coding sequence ATGAAATATAAAATTGTTTGTGTAGATGATGAACTTGAAATTTTAGATATTTATTCGACTTGTTTAGATTCTAGTGAATTTGAAGTTGTTACTTTTTCTGAAGTGGATGAAGCTAAGGAATATGTAAAACTAAATGCTAATTCTATCATTTTTATTTTTTCAGACTTTAGAATGCCCGATCATGATGGTTTCTCTTTTCGTAGAGATATTCTCTCTTATGCAAGTGAAATACCCTTTGCTTTAATTACAGGTTTCTATGATAAAGAGATGGCAATGGAGGGGATGAACTTAAATATATGCACCTTCTTAAAAAAACCAATCGATTTTGATGAGATACATAAACTTATCTCAACTCTAGGGCAAAAGAGACTTTCAGTTTTAAATGAAGATTACGAAATGGTTACTTCATTTATTGAAGAATCGTATCCGATGTTAGATGAAATTGAGAATCTAATATTAAACCTTGAAAGTGACCCACATGATATCAATTCCCTTAATACGTATTTTAGATTGCTTCATACTATTAAAGGGACCTCTTCTTGCGTAGGCCTTCAATCAATCCCTGCATATACTCATCGATATGAGGATCTAGTCACGGCCTTAAAGAATGGCAATATTAAAGTATCTCAAAAAGTCATTAATACACTTCTTGTTGGTCTTGATGAACTTAAGTATATGTTTAACAGTATAAAATCCGGAGGGGAATTTGAGTTTGATGTCTCAGAGAAGCTCAAGGTTTTTGATGAGGATTTCTCGTCTGAAGAGACTATACTCGTCTCTAAAGATGATTCTTCTTCTTCTTCTTCTTCAAGTGCAGGGACCAAGGAGATAAGCAAGACAGAAGAAGAAAAAATTAATGTAAGTGTAGGAGTGTTAGATGAATTTATGGAGTTCAGTGGTGAATTAACTGTACTACGAAGTTCAGTACTTAAGAGTGCAATGAAGCTTGAAGCAAAGTATACGGGAGACCGTGATATAGAGGTTCTATCCGAAACTCTTGATGAAATGCATAAGGTTAGTTCTTTATTACAATTTCAAATCACAGAGCTACGTAAGGTGGATATGGAGTCCATCTATAAACCTTTAAAGCGTGTTATTCGTGATGCTTGTAAATCTTTAAATAAGGATATTGAACTCGTAACAGAAGGTGGTGCTCTTCGGATTGATACAAGTCTTTCTAAGGTTCTCAATGGTGCATTAATCCATTTGATTAGAAACGGTGTTGATCATGGTATTGAGATACCGGAAGTCCGAGTCAAGGCAGGTAAGGAGGCCCAGGGACTTATAACTATTAAGTCCTTTGAAGAAGGAGAGAATGTCATTGTTGAAATTGAAGATAATGGAAATGGGATGGATGTTTCTAGAATCAAGGCCAAGGCATTAGAGAATAATTTATTTACTCAGCAACAGCTAGATCGTATGAGTGATCAAAGAATCTTTTCGTTAATTTTTGAAAGTGGATTTAGTACTGCCGCAGAAGTAACTGACATAAGTGGAAGAGGTGTCGGTATGGATATGGTCAAAAGTTCTGTGACTAATGTTGGAGGAAAGATACATATAAACTCAAAACTAGGTGAAGGCTCTAAGTTTACTTTAGTTCTGCCAATCCCAAGAAGTGTTTTAATTATAAAATCTTTAATGGTCTCAGTTGGCGATCATAATTTTTGCCTAGCTTTAGAAGACGTCGATGAAGTTGTTAATTACTGTGGTGAAAAGGATGGAGAGATCATTCACAAGGTTGAGGGAGGCTCTATTTTACGACACCATGGAGAATTAATCCCTTTAGTTGGTGTAGATAAAATTTTAAATATTGAATCTAATGCGCAAACAAGTGAGATGAATATTGTTATCGTCAAAGGAGAGGGTTTTAAGTATGCAATAATCGTCGATGAAATCCATGATATAGAAGAAGTTGTTTGTAAGAAACTATCTAAGCATCTAAAAGGAATATCTTGCTTTCAAGGTGCTACTTTCGTTGGTGATGGAGAAATGGCGATGGTCTTAGACCTGTGCGGTTTTGCGGAGTATGCAAATATTAAATTGGATGTTGAAGAAGAATTTGAAGAAGAGTTCGTGAACTTTTCAACTGAGCAGGAGTTTATGCAATTTAACTTCAGTGAGAAGTCTAACTATGCAATTCCACTTGAAAAAGTCGTCCGCTTAGAGGAGTTCAAAGTAAGCAAGCTCGAATACACTGGTAAACTTGCGCTAATTAGATATCGTGATAACGTTTTACCAATTATTGATGTTGAAAAAAGATTAGGTTTTTGCCATTCACAAGATAATTTTAGAAATAATGAAGTTCTAAAAGTAATCGTTGTTTCTAAGGGAAGTTCTCAGTATGGATTCGTCGTAGACGATATTAAAGATATTGGAGTAACGGAAGAGGAAATTAACTTCTCTACTTCGGACAGAGACGGAATTAAAGGGACTGTCTATATTAATAATGTGACTGTAAATGTTCTAGATGTTGATCATATTATTGAGAACTATAAGAAGCCTGTTCTAAATGAAATTCTTAAGGATGCTGCTTAA
- a CDS encoding response regulator → MEDAMIDEFLIEADEMFELAEVGLLNIDKGESFDVNFNQIFRSFHNLKGAAGMFGLELLQEHMHKVETLFESTRDIGKISKKEIDFFLDAVDVARDILKGEDVDFVVVDKLSDLDQEVTLSVHVDKIKKVKEAVEHSVINKNTPLVFIVDDEEEIVEILSFALESEGYRVKGYTNGHDLVEDLEEDPDLILSDIKMPEIDGLKLLKEVHAVHPEIPFIFFSGFITKEVMMESLSYGAQGFLEKPIDLEYVKKMARLAINRYRSKKLLEKSIDYIMYQFSDLDKYLEESGKENVRRTLKTELEIILEQRKNLKNAA, encoded by the coding sequence ATGGAAGATGCAATGATAGATGAGTTTTTAATTGAAGCTGATGAGATGTTTGAACTCGCTGAGGTTGGACTTTTAAATATTGATAAAGGTGAGAGCTTTGATGTTAATTTTAATCAAATTTTTCGATCGTTTCATAACCTTAAAGGTGCTGCTGGAATGTTTGGTCTAGAGCTTTTGCAGGAACATATGCATAAGGTAGAAACTTTGTTTGAAAGTACACGCGATATAGGAAAGATTTCAAAAAAAGAAATTGATTTCTTTTTAGATGCTGTTGATGTTGCAAGAGATATTCTTAAGGGTGAAGATGTTGACTTTGTTGTAGTAGATAAATTATCAGATTTAGATCAAGAAGTTACTCTCTCAGTTCATGTGGATAAAATAAAAAAGGTTAAGGAAGCTGTTGAGCATTCTGTAATAAATAAGAATACACCTCTTGTTTTTATAGTTGATGATGAAGAAGAGATTGTTGAAATTCTCAGTTTCGCTCTAGAGAGTGAAGGTTACCGTGTCAAGGGATATACAAATGGTCACGATTTAGTTGAAGATTTAGAGGAAGATCCAGATCTTATTTTAAGTGATATTAAAATGCCTGAAATAGATGGGTTAAAGTTACTCAAAGAAGTTCATGCCGTCCACCCTGAGATACCTTTCATTTTCTTTAGTGGCTTTATTACTAAAGAAGTGATGATGGAGTCTCTTTCATATGGAGCCCAAGGGTTTTTAGAAAAGCCCATCGACCTTGAGTATGTAAAAAAAATGGCTCGCCTTGCAATTAATCGTTACCGTTCAAAAAAACTATTAGAAAAGAGCATAGACTATATTATGTATCAATTTTCAGACTTAGATAAATACCTTGAGGAGTCTGGCAAAGAAAATGTACGTAGAACACTTAAAACAGAATTGGAAATAATTCTAGAACAAAGAAAAAATCTTAAGAATGCAGCGTAA
- the cheB gene encoding chemotaxis-specific protein-glutamate methyltransferase CheB, which yields MKVLIVDDSIVYRSAISQALETVPGIIIAKSVSNGELAVKYLQDNADIDLITLDMEMPVLDGMETIRQVRKFNRHVTIIVFSSFTKKGAERTIKALSIGADDFVEKVEGTGSIEGSISMIRKELVPRIEALQKRSFSREQIENTIKDNISGGVEIENIVMNMSLKPKLICLGCSTGGPEALTSIFKTITENLTIPMVIVQHMPPMFTQKLAEMLDKLSPIEVREAQHGDTIRAGLCLIAPGDYHMEITPELKVKLNQDEKVCFVRPAVDVLFKSISRNFTGQVLSIILTGMGDDGANGCIELKKRGAYQFIQDESSCIVWGMPGAVSRTGINPTTLKLDQFGKLLNLVSKRV from the coding sequence ATGAAAGTTTTAATAGTTGACGATAGTATTGTTTATAGATCTGCAATATCCCAGGCACTCGAAACGGTGCCTGGAATAATTATAGCGAAATCTGTTTCTAACGGAGAGCTTGCAGTAAAGTATCTTCAAGATAATGCTGACATAGACTTAATAACTTTAGATATGGAGATGCCTGTTTTAGATGGAATGGAAACCATAAGGCAAGTCCGAAAGTTCAATAGACACGTAACAATCATAGTGTTCTCTTCTTTTACAAAGAAGGGAGCTGAAAGAACGATAAAAGCTCTTAGTATCGGAGCTGATGATTTTGTTGAAAAAGTTGAGGGGACTGGGAGTATTGAGGGATCAATCTCCATGATTCGTAAAGAGTTAGTTCCTCGAATTGAAGCCTTGCAAAAGCGCTCTTTCTCGAGAGAGCAAATTGAAAATACGATTAAAGATAATATTAGTGGTGGTGTTGAAATAGAGAATATTGTCATGAACATGAGTTTAAAACCGAAACTCATATGTTTAGGATGTTCTACTGGGGGGCCAGAGGCATTAACCTCGATATTTAAAACTATTACTGAAAACTTAACTATTCCAATGGTTATTGTTCAGCATATGCCTCCGATGTTTACACAGAAATTAGCTGAAATGTTAGATAAGCTATCACCTATTGAAGTTAGAGAAGCACAACACGGTGATACAATTCGAGCTGGTCTATGCTTAATTGCACCAGGTGACTACCATATGGAAATAACACCAGAATTGAAAGTTAAGCTTAATCAGGACGAAAAGGTTTGTTTTGTGCGACCGGCAGTGGATGTTCTTTTTAAATCAATTTCAAGAAACTTCACAGGACAAGTTCTGTCTATCATTTTGACAGGCATGGGTGATGATGGAGCAAATGGTTGTATCGAATTGAAAAAGAGAGGAGCTTATCAATTTATTCAAGATGAGAGCTCTTGTATTGTCTGGGGTATGCCCGGTGCTGTTTCACGTACAGGAATTAATCCTACGACATTAAAGTTAGATCAATTCGGAAAATTACTAAACCTAGTATCAAAGAGAGTGTAA
- a CDS encoding chemotaxis protein CheW, translated as MTEQNAAIIHEFLIESFENLSGISEEITQYEKDHSNSELLNSIYRKVHTLKGSSSFLSFKILESVTHHAENILDMIREGEMEMDSDIIDILLETFDACLEMLKNIEANGTEGENKYSDLNARLLKVESNESIDDGLRKKFEEQKISETSDLPALNIKLEVMNETKLQNKSSSEELALVTQNQNASESVKTEVVKLATEDVLEKKPEVKKAETKKVDLKTEEPKKVISLTDSVVRVNVQLLDKIMNVVGELVLNRNQILQYANISDSPDLTRLAQQLNVITTDLQTDIMTTRMQPVGTVLTKFERIVRDLSREQGKSIKLTISGKETELDKTLLEAIRDPMTHLVRNSVDHGIEDSSRRLENGKSEDGHIHIKSYHEGGQVTIEISDDGNGINPEVILAKAISKNLVSKEKGATLSERQILNLIFTPGFSTAEQVTNISGRGVGMDVVKSNIEKIGGSVDVHSVVGNGTTFKLKIPLTLAIVPALVVRSSGETFAIPQINLVELVRIENEGNENHIEKLLESEFFRLRGELIPVFRLGESLKLLDKDEVVEDINEDCVNIVILNAEGQFYGLIVDHVLDTEEIVVKPLSRKLKDLNLFGGATIMGDGSVALIVDALGFFNSVDSGASARTDEHDFLEEKEQIKNGETQEILLTQLGDSRDYGIPLCLVNRLEEFPLKDIEWTGDQPLVRYGNQPMLLINLEECLELEGTSSLLSEEKDITVACIVTKVRGSYFGLVVKEIKDIAFSESDVNEEMSDRDGIMGTIFINGKTVSLLDVHKVIDSKKRSKNIASNNLSVLLVDDSPLHQRVQKEIITELGYCVTTACDGVDGMQKFSEMPDLKLIVTDIEMPNLNGWEFIKKVRETNPNIPVIGISSRITSKDEERGERNGFNCFIDKSNQEKMTEAILNCVG; from the coding sequence ATGACAGAACAAAATGCAGCTATAATTCACGAGTTTTTAATAGAGTCTTTTGAGAACCTCTCTGGCATTAGCGAAGAGATTACACAATATGAAAAAGATCATAGCAATAGTGAATTATTAAATTCAATATATAGAAAAGTACATACCCTAAAAGGGTCCTCCAGTTTTCTCTCATTTAAAATTCTAGAAAGTGTTACTCACCATGCTGAAAATATCTTAGATATGATTCGTGAAGGTGAGATGGAAATGGATTCTGACATTATTGATATATTGCTTGAAACATTTGATGCTTGTCTTGAAATGTTAAAAAATATTGAAGCAAATGGGACAGAAGGTGAGAATAAATATTCTGATTTAAATGCAAGGCTCTTAAAAGTAGAGTCAAATGAGTCCATCGATGATGGACTTCGAAAAAAGTTTGAAGAGCAGAAAATTTCAGAAACCTCTGATCTTCCTGCCTTGAATATTAAACTAGAAGTAATGAACGAAACAAAACTTCAGAATAAATCTTCAAGTGAAGAACTTGCATTAGTAACACAAAATCAAAATGCTTCAGAGTCTGTAAAAACTGAAGTAGTAAAGCTGGCCACTGAAGACGTGCTAGAAAAGAAACCGGAAGTAAAGAAAGCAGAGACTAAAAAAGTAGACCTAAAGACTGAGGAGCCAAAGAAGGTGATTAGTCTTACGGATAGTGTCGTAAGAGTTAATGTTCAATTACTTGATAAAATTATGAATGTTGTAGGAGAACTTGTCCTTAATAGAAATCAAATATTGCAGTATGCGAATATTTCAGACTCACCTGATTTAACAAGATTAGCGCAACAACTCAATGTCATAACAACCGATTTACAAACTGATATTATGACAACAAGAATGCAGCCTGTTGGAACTGTTTTAACAAAATTTGAAAGAATTGTTAGAGATTTAAGTCGAGAACAAGGTAAATCCATTAAGCTAACAATTAGTGGAAAAGAAACAGAGCTTGATAAAACTCTCTTGGAGGCCATACGTGATCCAATGACTCACCTTGTGAGAAATTCTGTTGATCATGGTATTGAAGACTCAAGCAGAAGACTCGAGAATGGAAAGAGTGAAGATGGACATATACATATCAAGTCTTATCACGAGGGTGGGCAAGTTACTATAGAGATCTCTGATGATGGTAATGGAATTAACCCAGAAGTTATTCTCGCTAAGGCAATTAGTAAGAACCTTGTTAGTAAAGAGAAGGGCGCGACTTTGTCTGAGAGACAGATTCTTAACTTAATTTTTACACCAGGCTTCTCAACAGCTGAGCAAGTGACAAATATTTCAGGACGTGGCGTTGGAATGGATGTCGTTAAGAGTAATATTGAAAAGATCGGAGGCTCAGTAGACGTTCACTCCGTTGTTGGAAATGGAACAACATTTAAGTTGAAGATCCCGTTAACTTTAGCAATTGTTCCAGCTCTCGTTGTACGCTCAAGCGGAGAAACTTTTGCAATACCTCAGATAAATCTAGTCGAGCTGGTTCGAATTGAGAACGAAGGAAATGAGAATCATATTGAAAAGTTACTTGAGTCTGAATTTTTCAGATTAAGGGGAGAACTAATACCTGTTTTTAGACTTGGGGAAAGTTTAAAGCTCTTGGATAAAGATGAAGTTGTTGAAGACATTAATGAAGACTGTGTAAATATAGTAATCTTAAATGCTGAAGGACAATTTTATGGGTTAATTGTAGATCATGTTTTAGATACGGAAGAAATTGTTGTTAAGCCACTTTCGAGAAAGTTAAAGGATTTAAACTTATTTGGAGGGGCAACTATTATGGGTGATGGGAGTGTTGCGCTCATTGTTGATGCCCTGGGATTCTTTAATTCTGTCGACAGTGGAGCCTCTGCCAGAACAGACGAGCACGACTTCCTAGAAGAAAAAGAACAGATTAAGAATGGAGAAACGCAAGAGATACTCTTGACTCAACTTGGAGATTCTCGCGACTATGGAATACCTCTATGTCTTGTGAATAGATTGGAAGAATTTCCGTTAAAGGATATTGAATGGACTGGTGATCAACCCTTAGTTCGGTATGGGAATCAGCCAATGTTGCTAATTAACCTAGAGGAGTGTTTAGAGCTTGAAGGGACTTCAAGTTTACTCAGTGAAGAAAAGGATATTACTGTCGCATGTATAGTGACTAAGGTTCGTGGAAGTTACTTTGGTTTAGTTGTTAAAGAAATAAAAGATATTGCTTTTAGTGAAAGTGACGTCAATGAAGAGATGAGCGATAGAGATGGAATAATGGGAACAATCTTCATTAATGGTAAGACTGTATCACTACTTGATGTTCACAAAGTTATTGATAGTAAGAAGAGATCAAAAAATATTGCATCTAATAATTTAAGTGTTCTACTCGTTGATGATTCGCCTTTACATCAAAGAGTTCAAAAAGAAATTATTACTGAACTTGGCTATTGTGTAACAACTGCATGTGATGGTGTTGATGGAATGCAGAAATTTAGTGAAATGCCAGATCTAAAGCTAATAGTGACAGATATTGAAATGCCTAATTTAAATGGTTGGGAATTTATTAAAAAAGTTCGAGAAACAAATCCAAATATCCCTGTTATCGGAATTTCTAGTCGCATCACTTCTAAAGATGAAGAACGTGGAGAGAGAAATGGATTTAATTGTTTTATAGATAAAAGCAACCAAGAGAAAATGACAGAAGCAATCCTGAATTGTGTCGGATAA
- a CDS encoding AarF/UbiB family protein produces the protein MKNYVNLYKCVSKINNISDQNDTLERNKVLNSLYEIFTREKGLYLKLGQFLNQHKDEANYKTRTQLPFLSLERNLRERINEVCNANNLSIASSHVELGSIGCVIKVKNESGNVYALKIQYPEIEKNLQKQFSALNNALKFAPKKISQHLSSNFVEELKLSITEELDYSKEQRNTKQMSSSISGSVRTLDATCLTKDTLLLNWADGLSAKELSNSIQSTREFFAKELLKNYLYTLFESKFIQIDNQEDNFLFNTDNNIIYLLDLGNCQKIDKNKVHSLLRIITGLQNKEDINYLDLLGNIGFDKDKLSHISNRIVPLLSAIFSPFTSPLKFDLNNYDIKKIVDNILGEDKWWFRMAGNNEVFSLMRSYSLLLKTLTRFNTPIFFSKILKEVVSVATFEETSSISVPLDHAEDFFKEMSHHLNIIVSENCIEKVNLTFPSQVLKNIGDYMQVSTLEKLEQAGVDLKEVIATGYKNKLRPQTLIHIESSNQEILIKLN, from the coding sequence ATGAAGAATTACGTTAATCTCTACAAGTGTGTATCAAAAATCAACAACATAAGTGATCAAAATGATACACTCGAGAGAAACAAAGTTTTAAATTCATTATATGAAATTTTCACAAGAGAAAAAGGACTATACCTAAAGCTTGGACAGTTTCTAAATCAACACAAGGATGAAGCTAATTACAAAACAAGAACACAACTACCTTTTCTCTCACTTGAGAGAAATTTAAGAGAGAGAATAAATGAAGTCTGCAATGCAAATAACTTGTCTATCGCTTCGTCTCATGTTGAACTTGGATCAATTGGCTGTGTCATAAAGGTTAAAAATGAATCTGGGAACGTCTACGCCTTAAAAATACAATACCCTGAAATAGAGAAGAACTTACAAAAACAATTTTCTGCATTAAACAATGCTCTTAAATTTGCACCAAAGAAAATAAGTCAACATCTATCCTCGAACTTTGTAGAAGAGCTAAAACTAAGTATAACTGAAGAGTTAGATTATTCTAAAGAACAAAGAAATACGAAACAAATGAGTAGCTCAATCTCAGGATCTGTCCGAACCCTAGATGCAACCTGCCTAACAAAGGATACCTTGCTTCTAAACTGGGCCGATGGTCTAAGTGCAAAAGAATTATCAAACAGTATTCAGTCGACGAGAGAATTCTTTGCAAAAGAATTATTAAAGAATTACCTTTATACTCTATTTGAGTCAAAATTCATTCAAATTGATAATCAGGAGGACAACTTTCTTTTCAATACTGATAATAATATTATATACCTCCTAGATTTAGGAAATTGTCAGAAAATTGATAAAAATAAGGTCCACTCTCTTTTAAGAATAATCACTGGTCTCCAAAATAAAGAAGACATAAATTACCTGGACCTATTGGGCAATATAGGGTTTGATAAAGATAAACTTTCTCACATCTCCAATAGAATAGTCCCTCTTCTTTCAGCAATTTTCTCACCTTTCACAAGCCCTTTAAAGTTTGATCTAAACAACTATGATATAAAGAAGATCGTTGACAATATTCTAGGTGAAGACAAGTGGTGGTTTAGGATGGCAGGAAATAATGAGGTATTCTCTCTTATGAGATCTTACTCTTTATTGCTTAAAACTCTAACTCGCTTCAACACTCCAATCTTTTTTTCTAAAATACTAAAAGAAGTAGTATCTGTAGCAACATTTGAAGAGACTAGCTCTATATCAGTTCCACTAGATCATGCAGAAGATTTCTTTAAAGAAATGTCACACCATTTAAATATTATTGTCTCTGAAAACTGTATTGAGAAAGTTAACCTAACCTTTCCTTCACAAGTTTTAAAAAATATTGGAGATTATATGCAAGTAAGCACATTAGAAAAGCTAGAACAAGCTGGAGTGGATCTAAAAGAAGTTATAGCGACAGGATACAAAAATAAACTACGACCACAAACACTTATACATATAGAAAGTTCTAATCAAGAAATATTGATAAAACTTAACTAG
- a CDS encoding methyl-accepting chemotaxis protein has translation MRAQSVEMVREDNDQEKGTGQNYEQMLELSPINTLMATPDGVLTYMNSNSIKTLRTLEQYLPDRVDNLVGKKIDWFHKVPDHQLGIIRNPANLPHRATINVGPEKLDLLVSAIMSESGDYLGPMVTWEVVTDKLKLEAEMARASQMVDKSPINTMMATPDGKMVYMNEAAAKTLRTLEDRLPAKVDNLVGNSIDWFHKNPAGPKNIISDPANLPHKAIISVGEDKLDLLISGISANDGSYLGAMVTWDVVTDKVNLVKELTKSASELNDSAQNLQTVSSSLSAGAEETSAQANTASVASEEVNAGVQTVASNMEEMVAAIKEITKTTNEASSMTNDAMKMAKNTNEIISQLGESSMDIGNVIKVISSIAQQTNLLALNATIEAARAGEAGKGFAVVANEVKELAKQTAKATSDITKKIENIQSDSKGAVNAIKEISEAIEKVNGYAGNIAASVEEQAATTNEVTRIVTESAEGVKQINENISQVSQAAATTGKDAQSAQEASRILTEISNNLQIHVEKIKV, from the coding sequence ATGAGAGCACAAAGTGTAGAAATGGTTAGAGAAGATAATGATCAAGAAAAAGGGACTGGGCAAAACTACGAGCAGATGCTTGAGCTATCCCCAATTAATACTCTTATGGCAACACCAGACGGTGTTCTGACTTACATGAATTCTAATTCAATTAAGACTCTAAGAACTCTAGAGCAGTATCTTCCTGATAGAGTAGATAATCTTGTTGGCAAGAAGATTGACTGGTTTCACAAAGTTCCAGACCATCAATTAGGTATCATCAGAAACCCCGCAAACTTACCACATAGGGCGACTATTAACGTAGGACCAGAAAAATTAGATCTTCTAGTATCTGCGATAATGTCTGAATCAGGTGACTATTTAGGACCAATGGTAACATGGGAAGTTGTTACAGATAAATTAAAGCTAGAGGCCGAAATGGCAAGAGCAAGTCAAATGGTTGATAAGTCTCCAATAAATACGATGATGGCGACACCTGATGGAAAAATGGTCTACATGAATGAGGCTGCAGCTAAGACGCTTAGAACTCTTGAGGATAGACTACCAGCAAAAGTAGATAATTTAGTTGGAAACAGTATCGATTGGTTTCATAAAAACCCTGCTGGACCTAAGAATATTATATCTGATCCAGCGAATTTACCACATAAAGCAATTATCAGTGTTGGAGAAGATAAGTTAGATCTTTTGATCTCAGGAATTTCCGCCAATGATGGATCTTATCTTGGAGCAATGGTTACATGGGATGTTGTTACAGATAAGGTTAATCTCGTTAAAGAACTCACTAAGAGTGCATCCGAGCTTAATGATTCAGCTCAAAATTTACAAACTGTTTCGAGTTCACTTTCAGCAGGAGCTGAAGAAACTTCGGCGCAAGCTAATACTGCTAGTGTTGCATCTGAAGAAGTTAATGCCGGTGTTCAAACTGTTGCTTCAAATATGGAAGAGATGGTTGCAGCGATTAAGGAAATTACAAAAACTACCAACGAAGCTTCTTCAATGACTAATGATGCAATGAAGATGGCGAAGAATACTAACGAAATAATTTCGCAGCTTGGTGAAAGTAGTATGGATATTGGTAATGTAATAAAAGTTATTTCTTCAATTGCTCAGCAAACCAACCTTCTTGCTCTTAATGCAACTATTGAAGCAGCTAGAGCAGGTGAAGCTGGAAAAGGGTTCGCTGTTGTTGCAAATGAAGTTAAAGAGCTTGCGAAGCAAACTGCCAAAGCAACATCAGATATTACTAAGAAGATTGAAAATATTCAAAGTGATTCAAAAGGTGCCGTTAATGCCATCAAAGAGATTAGCGAGGCCATTGAGAAAGTAAATGGTTATGCAGGTAATATTGCTGCGTCTGTTGAAGAACAAGCTGCAACGACTAATGAAGTAACAAGAATTGTTACAGAATCAGCTGAAGGGGTTAAACAAATTAATGAGAATATTTCTCAGGTTTCTCAAGCAGCAGCAACAACAGGTAAAGATGCTCAGAGTGCTCAAGAAGCGAGCAGAATCTTAACTGAAATTTCAAACAATCTTCAAATACATGTAGAGAAGATAAAAGTGTAG
- a CDS encoding chemotaxis protein CheW, which produces MELNIDQSMYTSSDLNQLCGFKIGSGHYAVSVLEVQEVIKPQLLTPVPLAPKYIKGLINLRGQIVTAISLRTLFGLDEIDREDYMNIIVRSGDSLYSLVVDEILDVIDVEKETYETTPETLDEKIKKFISGVYKLEKKLLILLDLEKVLNIERSEDLK; this is translated from the coding sequence GTGGAATTAAATATAGATCAATCAATGTATACAAGCTCTGACTTAAATCAGTTATGTGGCTTCAAGATTGGAAGTGGACACTATGCTGTGTCTGTTCTGGAGGTTCAAGAGGTTATAAAGCCGCAGCTTTTAACTCCGGTACCTCTAGCGCCAAAGTATATTAAAGGTTTAATTAACTTAAGAGGACAGATCGTAACAGCGATAAGTTTAAGGACGTTGTTTGGATTAGATGAAATAGATCGAGAAGATTATATGAATATCATTGTTCGCTCTGGAGATTCATTATACTCCCTCGTTGTTGATGAAATTCTAGATGTAATAGATGTTGAAAAAGAGACTTATGAAACGACCCCTGAAACTCTAGATGAAAAAATTAAAAAATTTATTAGTGGTGTTTATAAATTAGAAAAGAAATTATTAATCTTATTAGACTTGGAAAAAGTTTTAAATATTGAACGAAGTGAGGACTTAAAATGA